The proteins below come from a single Cerasicoccus sp. TK19100 genomic window:
- a CDS encoding MBOAT family O-acyltransferase, protein MLFNSYEFIAVFLPLTVIGYYLLARWLSREIAQSWLIAASLFYYGWWNPIYLGLILGSALFNYAIGAAIWNFTRSRNPNLPLLLVGVFANLALLGYFKYANFFVDNINSLLEVGWTLDKVILPLAISFFTFQQIAYLVDLYEENSHLYDFREYLLFVVFFPQLIAGPIVHHKEMMPQFEEERTYRLRWENIAVGLTFFAFGLFKKVVIADEIGGQATEVFSAAANGLPLYSWEAWAGALAYTLQIYFDFSGYTDMAIGLALLFGIRLPLNFFSPYKAKNIIDFWRRWHMTLSRFLRDYIYITLGGNRKGLAMRDTNIMITMFLGGLWHGAGWTFVIWGVLHGAYLLINHHFKELRKKLSPAKQLSNAKFQPGKIAAIGFTFFCVMMAWVLFRAENFSTAMTMYEAMFGLASGELHMRLFKPQIFIFMAALLAFCWFSPNLPQLMANYFQPPEGDGAVEVKPSRIAWKPNVLWAVITGVVFLIAFLSLSNKSEFLYYQF, encoded by the coding sequence ATGCTATTTAACTCCTACGAATTCATCGCCGTTTTTTTACCGTTAACGGTAATCGGCTATTACTTACTGGCACGCTGGCTGAGTCGCGAAATCGCGCAAAGTTGGCTGATTGCGGCGTCGCTATTTTACTACGGCTGGTGGAATCCGATCTACCTCGGGCTGATCCTTGGCTCCGCGCTGTTTAACTACGCCATTGGGGCCGCGATCTGGAACTTCACCCGCTCCCGGAATCCCAATCTGCCCCTGCTCCTCGTCGGAGTGTTTGCCAATTTGGCGCTCCTCGGCTACTTCAAATACGCCAATTTCTTCGTCGACAATATCAACAGTCTGCTGGAGGTCGGTTGGACGCTTGATAAGGTCATCCTGCCGCTGGCGATCTCCTTCTTCACGTTCCAGCAGATTGCCTATCTCGTCGATCTTTACGAAGAAAATTCCCACCTTTACGACTTTCGCGAATACCTGCTCTTCGTGGTGTTCTTTCCGCAATTAATTGCCGGCCCTATCGTCCACCACAAAGAGATGATGCCTCAGTTCGAAGAAGAGCGCACCTACCGGCTTCGTTGGGAAAATATCGCCGTCGGGCTAACCTTCTTTGCCTTCGGCCTATTTAAAAAAGTGGTCATCGCCGACGAGATTGGCGGGCAAGCAACCGAGGTTTTTTCCGCCGCCGCCAACGGCTTGCCGCTCTACTCTTGGGAGGCCTGGGCGGGTGCCCTCGCCTACACGTTGCAAATCTACTTCGACTTCTCCGGCTATACGGATATGGCCATCGGCCTGGCCCTGCTGTTTGGTATTCGCCTGCCGCTCAACTTCTTCTCCCCTTACAAGGCCAAGAATATCATCGATTTCTGGCGCCGCTGGCACATGACGCTGTCCCGCTTTTTACGCGATTATATTTACATCACGCTCGGTGGCAATCGCAAGGGCTTGGCCATGCGCGATACCAACATCATGATCACGATGTTCCTCGGTGGCCTCTGGCATGGCGCGGGCTGGACCTTCGTGATCTGGGGCGTGTTGCACGGCGCGTATTTGTTGATTAACCACCACTTCAAGGAACTGCGCAAAAAGCTTTCTCCCGCAAAGCAACTTTCTAATGCAAAGTTCCAGCCGGGAAAAATTGCGGCCATCGGCTTCACCTTCTTCTGCGTCATGATGGCCTGGGTGCTCTTCCGCGCGGAAAATTTCTCCACGGCCATGACGATGTATGAGGCGATGTTTGGCCTGGCCTCGGGTGAGCTTCACATGCGCCTGTTCAAGCCGCAGATTTTCATCTTCATGGCGGCCCTGCTGGCCTTCTGCTGGTTTAGCCCCAACCTGCCACAGCTTATGGCCAACTACTTCCAACCACCCGAGGGCGACGGTGCCGTGGAGGTCAAACCCAGCCGCATCGCGTGGAAGCCCAACGTCCTCTGGGCAGTCATCACCGGCGTGGTGTTCCTCATCGCGTTCCTGTCGCTTTCGAACAAGAGCGAGTTCCTCTACTATCAATTTTAG
- a CDS encoding pyridoxal-phosphate dependent enzyme, with amino-acid sequence MDNDESLPLLRRLRQEILFARQRVYRAGSPTPLEQLPLPGFDGEIWVKREDVSPIKAYKWRGAFNRMAIMTPEESAAGVVTASAGNHAQGVALAAGKLGVRADIFMPGTTPAVKQNAVKRLGGDMVKIHLVGDAYDEAVQAAQDFASQSKATIIHAYDDLHVMAGQGSLADEVVMSGQGPFDVAFLQIGGGGMAAGVGCWLRMFWPDIKLIGVEGVDQASMKAAIAADKPVRLDNIDIFCDGSAVRQAGDLPFEVCRELLDDIVTVTNQEVSEAIRVMWDGLRAIPEPAGALGLAGALQCKASLAGKRVLTVLCGANLDFSKLALIADNTGSATAPRHFLRINIPEVPGTMLKLLDEVLAGVSIHDFLYGKTDSREAWPIFGINCDATQFDAIKQRLGNGGYQWETAAGEDIEFRAIPCHKALLSHPLFLKLEFYERPGALHDFLSDTIRGRANFCYFNYRYTGERIGRALIGLEFTDEAQRADFLAWLPASGKGYRQCRPVPDQVVSRMI; translated from the coding sequence ATGGATAACGACGAATCCTTGCCTCTGCTGCGCCGTTTGCGGCAGGAAATTCTCTTTGCCCGGCAGCGTGTTTACCGGGCCGGCTCGCCCACGCCCCTGGAGCAACTGCCCCTGCCCGGCTTCGATGGCGAGATCTGGGTCAAGCGCGAGGACGTCTCCCCGATTAAGGCCTACAAGTGGCGCGGGGCCTTTAACCGCATGGCCATCATGACGCCGGAGGAATCCGCCGCTGGCGTCGTCACCGCATCCGCGGGCAACCACGCCCAAGGCGTCGCGCTGGCCGCGGGTAAGCTTGGCGTGCGCGCCGATATTTTCATGCCCGGCACCACGCCTGCAGTTAAGCAAAACGCCGTCAAGCGACTCGGCGGCGACATGGTAAAGATTCATCTCGTCGGCGACGCCTACGATGAGGCCGTTCAGGCCGCCCAAGACTTTGCATCACAAAGTAAGGCAACCATCATCCACGCCTATGATGACCTGCACGTCATGGCGGGCCAAGGCTCGCTGGCGGACGAGGTGGTCATGTCCGGCCAGGGTCCGTTCGATGTCGCCTTTTTGCAAATCGGCGGCGGCGGCATGGCCGCAGGTGTCGGCTGCTGGCTGCGCATGTTTTGGCCGGATATCAAACTGATCGGCGTCGAGGGCGTTGACCAGGCTTCGATGAAGGCAGCCATTGCTGCGGACAAGCCCGTGCGCCTGGACAATATCGACATCTTCTGCGACGGCTCCGCCGTGCGCCAAGCGGGTGATCTGCCCTTTGAAGTTTGCCGCGAACTCCTGGACGACATCGTCACCGTGACCAACCAGGAAGTATCGGAGGCCATTCGCGTCATGTGGGACGGCCTGCGCGCCATCCCCGAACCTGCCGGAGCCCTGGGCCTGGCGGGAGCTTTGCAATGCAAAGCTTCACTCGCCGGCAAACGCGTGCTGACTGTCCTTTGCGGGGCAAATCTCGACTTCAGCAAGCTCGCGCTGATCGCGGACAACACCGGCTCGGCCACCGCGCCGCGCCACTTCCTGCGCATCAACATCCCCGAGGTGCCCGGCACGATGCTCAAGCTGCTCGACGAAGTCCTGGCCGGCGTCAGCATCCACGACTTCCTCTACGGCAAGACCGACTCCCGTGAGGCGTGGCCCATCTTCGGCATCAACTGCGACGCCACCCAATTCGACGCGATCAAGCAGCGCCTCGGCAATGGCGGCTACCAGTGGGAAACCGCCGCCGGTGAAGACATCGAGTTTCGCGCCATTCCCTGCCACAAGGCATTGCTCTCGCACCCGCTCTTTCTCAAGCTGGAGTTCTACGAGCGCCCCGGCGCGCTCCACGATTTTTTGTCAGACACCATTCGCGGACGCGCCAACTTCTGCTACTTCAACTACCGCTACACGGGTGAGCGCATTGGCCGCGCCCTGATCGGCCTCGAGTTTACCGACGAGGCCCAGCGCGCAGACTTCCTTGCCTGGCTGCCCGCCAGCGGCAAGGGCTACCGCCAGTGCCGCCCCGTGCCCGACCAAGTCGTCTCCCGCATGATCTAG
- a CDS encoding Na/Pi cotransporter family protein, which yields MTAQFLNILAGLGLFFVGIKMLGKNLRAMASGPFRKLARKMSANACVAAFWGGVSGFATQSGRTTSLILASLVQGRIVDVRSAMPLVLWANFGCTLIVFAAVFPIDYLVLFALGITGICTAFEKPVKWKNVMAAIFGLSLMLFGLHEISQAAKEFTHYSWFEHSMELMNKSFIMAFLIGLVLTVICQSHMAIILITLAMTASGFFDFEHAIMVVYGTHVGSSVITYLTGAHFKGRAAQVVWGQVLYNLVAVAIFLSLFIFEMVGKTELLHSWVREWSDKPDMQVALVTLLMNVVTPVALTLVAGRFTALCEKSSPPTQTEHLSQPEYLQEDSKDSPMAGLMLCEKEQLRLLQRLPNYLATLREGEASLGVSPAAYHQAYSEISRQILHFQSAMITHSLSAEHTEWLINLQNRQDLLNTIEGACYSLCKELGEQQASPEIHQLSQQIIEALDTMILTAIAALEEYDASECVLLETMTAERGESMEQIRRRYLASADQVSAGMRNQVMHITNVFERASWALGRFGKLIANSDRMEAKES from the coding sequence ATGACGGCGCAATTTCTAAACATCCTGGCGGGCCTGGGCCTGTTCTTTGTCGGCATCAAAATGCTGGGCAAGAATCTGCGGGCAATGGCCAGTGGTCCATTTCGCAAGCTCGCGCGCAAGATGAGCGCCAATGCCTGCGTGGCCGCTTTTTGGGGTGGGGTCTCGGGCTTTGCAACGCAAAGTGGGCGCACGACATCGCTCATCCTTGCGAGTCTGGTGCAGGGGCGCATCGTGGATGTTCGCTCAGCAATGCCGCTGGTGCTCTGGGCAAACTTCGGCTGCACGCTCATCGTATTTGCCGCAGTGTTTCCCATCGATTATCTAGTGCTGTTCGCGCTGGGCATTACGGGGATTTGCACGGCCTTTGAAAAACCGGTTAAGTGGAAGAACGTGATGGCGGCCATCTTCGGGCTCTCGCTGATGCTGTTTGGCCTGCATGAGATTTCGCAGGCCGCCAAGGAGTTTACCCACTACAGTTGGTTTGAGCATTCGATGGAGTTGATGAACAAATCGTTCATCATGGCGTTCCTGATTGGCCTCGTGCTCACGGTGATCTGCCAGTCGCACATGGCGATCATCCTGATTACGCTCGCGATGACGGCCAGTGGCTTTTTCGACTTCGAGCACGCGATCATGGTGGTCTACGGCACGCATGTCGGCTCCAGTGTGATCACGTATCTTACGGGGGCGCACTTTAAGGGGAGGGCCGCGCAGGTTGTCTGGGGACAGGTGTTGTATAACCTCGTGGCGGTGGCGATTTTTCTGTCGCTGTTTATCTTTGAAATGGTTGGCAAGACGGAGCTGCTGCACTCCTGGGTGCGCGAATGGTCGGACAAGCCGGACATGCAGGTGGCCCTGGTGACGCTGCTGATGAACGTAGTGACGCCGGTTGCGCTGACACTCGTGGCGGGTCGCTTTACCGCGCTTTGTGAGAAGTCTTCGCCGCCAACTCAGACGGAACATCTTTCGCAGCCGGAGTATCTGCAGGAGGACAGTAAAGACAGCCCAATGGCGGGCCTGATGCTTTGCGAGAAAGAGCAGCTGCGCCTGTTGCAGCGTTTGCCAAACTACCTGGCGACCTTGCGCGAGGGAGAGGCCTCGCTCGGGGTAAGCCCCGCGGCTTATCATCAGGCCTACAGTGAAATCTCGCGGCAGATCCTGCACTTTCAAAGCGCGATGATCACGCATTCGCTCTCGGCTGAGCACACGGAGTGGTTGATCAATTTGCAGAATCGCCAAGACCTGCTAAACACGATTGAGGGCGCTTGCTACAGCCTTTGCAAAGAGCTGGGCGAGCAGCAAGCTTCGCCGGAGATTCATCAGCTCAGCCAACAAATCATCGAGGCGCTCGACACCATGATCCTCACGGCGATCGCTGCGCTGGAAGAATACGATGCGAGCGAGTGCGTGCTGCTGGAAACGATGACGGCCGAGCGTGGCGAATCGATGGAGCAAATCCGCCGTCGCTACCTGGCCTCGGCAGATCAGGTGTCCGCCGGGATGCGCAACCAAGTGATGCACATCACGAACGTGTTCGAGCGCGCGAGTTGGGCCCTCGGCCGCTTTGGCAAATTGATCGCCAATAGCGACCGCATGGAAGCAAAAGAGTCCTGA
- a CDS encoding GNAT family N-acetyltransferase, with translation MADRLEFRTMTRDEFALAVDWAAREGWNPGKHDADIFWETDPEGYVAACLDGEIVGTGSIVSYSDFGFMGFFIMRPDLRNQGLGTKFWFWRRDTLKARLKPGAAIGMDGVFDMQAWYAKGGFQFTHRNLRMQGVGKSAQPASNLVELSAAPFSEVAAYDQKHFGFAREKFLRRWIEPAEGLALGAVKDGALTGYGVVRACQTGYKIGPLFADDAATAADLFAALSDRACGEPLFLDTPENNPAALALAKANGMQEVFGCARMYYGSVPALPWDNIYGVTTFELG, from the coding sequence TTGGCTGATCGATTGGAATTCCGCACCATGACCCGCGATGAGTTCGCGCTCGCCGTGGACTGGGCCGCCCGCGAAGGCTGGAACCCCGGTAAGCACGATGCCGATATTTTCTGGGAAACCGACCCCGAGGGCTACGTCGCCGCCTGTCTCGACGGGGAAATCGTCGGCACGGGATCCATCGTCAGCTACAGCGATTTTGGCTTCATGGGTTTCTTCATTATGCGCCCCGACCTGCGCAACCAGGGCCTCGGCACCAAGTTCTGGTTCTGGCGACGCGACACGCTCAAGGCCCGCCTCAAGCCCGGTGCCGCCATCGGCATGGACGGCGTCTTCGACATGCAGGCATGGTATGCCAAGGGCGGTTTTCAATTCACCCACCGTAACCTGCGCATGCAAGGCGTAGGCAAATCCGCGCAACCGGCCAGCAACCTCGTGGAGCTCTCCGCCGCGCCGTTTAGCGAAGTGGCCGCCTACGACCAGAAGCACTTCGGCTTTGCCCGGGAAAAGTTTCTTCGCCGCTGGATCGAGCCCGCCGAAGGCCTCGCCCTTGGCGCGGTGAAGGATGGCGCGCTGACCGGTTATGGCGTCGTCCGCGCCTGCCAGACCGGCTACAAAATCGGCCCGCTCTTTGCGGACGACGCAGCCACCGCCGCCGACCTGTTTGCCGCCCTGAGCGACCGCGCCTGCGGCGAGCCTCTCTTCCTCGACACCCCCGAGAACAACCCCGCCGCCCTCGCCCTTGCCAAGGCCAACGGCATGCAGGAAGTCTTCGGCTGCGCCCGTATGTATTATGGCTCGGTGCCCGCGCTCCCCTGGGACAACATTTACGGCGTCACGACGTTTGAGCTGGGGTAG
- a CDS encoding PDZ domain-containing protein — MSFPLRTSLLLALTALAGLVASAESIPNDFEQMFEERRNSVVAVEYFIQNDIDRTPMTAMGLVFDDNGTILMLDGSIPGWVPPERFKDFKIKLLGEDGDGWSATYLGQNYISTWHYLQVEEAARSEITPVSKFGSAEVKTGNFVWGIAVMGDSWNYTPYFLSARTSATKELPWLLGFSDRPIGSPGSAAFNAAGEFVGWMGPPTTDEKIIYMNGRKFNAAVQMIRESNAFMTAGVVNKYGPMIPDAPTGEQRPWLGVTGMQALDREVAEIMGLTDQGALSVSDVIQDSPAAKAGLQSRDIVIGINGEKLPKFSPDFITAQWFEKEILETKIGETVKLDVISGNDGKEIAVVIATQPMNLKEAEREYFDNLGLSARQFTLADALSKRELRADIDAAIVDFVKPNSPVQSAEIQPGDWIKEVDGQPVDTYAAAIAALESANGDATREELLLLVERNNETKVLRAKLK; from the coding sequence ATGAGTTTTCCATTACGCACCAGTCTCTTGCTCGCCCTTACCGCCTTGGCAGGCCTCGTTGCCAGCGCCGAAAGCATTCCCAACGATTTCGAGCAAATGTTCGAAGAACGCCGCAACAGCGTCGTGGCAGTCGAGTATTTCATCCAGAACGATATCGACCGCACGCCGATGACCGCAATGGGCCTCGTCTTCGATGACAACGGCACCATCCTGATGCTCGATGGCTCCATCCCCGGTTGGGTCCCGCCGGAGCGCTTTAAGGATTTCAAGATCAAGCTGCTCGGTGAAGACGGCGACGGCTGGAGCGCAACTTACCTTGGGCAAAATTACATCAGCACCTGGCACTACCTGCAGGTCGAGGAAGCCGCCCGTAGCGAGATTACCCCCGTTAGCAAATTTGGCTCGGCCGAGGTCAAGACCGGTAACTTCGTTTGGGGCATCGCCGTGATGGGCGACAGCTGGAACTACACCCCGTATTTTCTCAGCGCCCGCACCAGCGCGACCAAAGAGCTGCCCTGGCTACTCGGCTTCAGTGACCGCCCGATCGGCTCCCCCGGCTCCGCTGCCTTCAACGCCGCGGGTGAGTTCGTTGGCTGGATGGGGCCGCCCACCACCGACGAAAAAATCATCTACATGAACGGCCGTAAGTTTAACGCCGCCGTGCAAATGATCCGCGAATCCAACGCCTTTATGACCGCGGGTGTCGTCAACAAATACGGTCCGATGATCCCCGACGCCCCCACCGGCGAGCAGCGCCCCTGGCTCGGCGTAACGGGCATGCAAGCGCTCGACCGCGAGGTGGCCGAGATCATGGGCCTCACCGATCAAGGTGCGCTCAGCGTCAGTGATGTCATTCAGGACAGCCCCGCCGCCAAGGCCGGCCTCCAGTCCCGCGACATCGTGATTGGCATCAACGGCGAGAAGCTGCCCAAGTTCTCCCCGGACTTCATTACCGCCCAGTGGTTCGAAAAGGAAATCCTCGAAACCAAGATCGGCGAAACCGTGAAGCTCGACGTCATCAGTGGTAACGACGGTAAGGAGATCGCCGTGGTCATCGCCACCCAGCCGATGAACCTCAAGGAAGCCGAGCGCGAATACTTTGATAACCTCGGCCTCTCCGCGCGTCAGTTCACGCTGGCCGACGCCCTTTCCAAGCGCGAGCTGCGCGCCGATATCGACGCCGCCATCGTAGACTTCGTTAAGCCGAACAGCCCGGTCCAATCCGCCGAGATTCAGCCCGGCGACTGGATTAAGGAAGTCGACGGCCAACCAGTGGACACCTACGCCGCCGCGATCGCCGCCCTCGAATCCGCCAACGGCGACGCCACCCGCGAGGAGCTCCTCCTCCTCGTCGAGCGCAACAACGAAACCAAAGTGCTCCGCGCCAAGCTGAAGTGA